The following are from one region of the Populus trichocarpa isolate Nisqually-1 chromosome 8, P.trichocarpa_v4.1, whole genome shotgun sequence genome:
- the LOC7485948 gene encoding nudix hydrolase 1, with protein MEQNAAKPPAPRVAVVLFLLKDESVLLGRRCSSVGDSTFALPGGHLEFGESFEECAARELKEETGLEINKTELLTVTNNVFLEEPKPCHYVTVFLRANLADPEQVPQNLEPEKCYGWDWYAWDNLPNPLFLPLEKMVKSGFNPFPDH; from the exons ATGGAACAAAACGCAGCGAAACCACCGGCGCCTAGAGTGGCCGTGGTATTGTTCTTGTTGAAGGACGAATCCGTCTTGCTGGGGCGGCGCTGTTCCTCCGTCGGTGACTCCACGTTCGCCCTGCCCGGTGGCCACCTAGAGTTCG GGGAAAGTTTCGAGGAGTGTGCGGCAAGGGAATTGAAGGAGGAAACGGGTCTGGAGATTAACAAAACGGAGCTCCTAACAGTTACAAATAATGTCTTTCTCGAGGAACCAAAGCCGTGCCACTATGTTACTGTTTTTCTTCGAGCAAATTTGGCCGATCCAGAGCAGGTGCCGCAAAATCTCGAGCCTGAGAAATGTTATGGTTGGGATTGGTATGCTTGGGATAATCTGCCAAACCCGTTGTTTTTGCCCTTGGAGAAGATGGTAAAAAGTGGGTTCAACCCATTTCCAGATCACTAG
- the LOC7483919 gene encoding nudix hydrolase 1: MASIFHGLGGQRSLTTSNKFQFPSCKTLSAGSALSFSQLSSILHPPTSFGDRNIFKKQVNGESKRVGHLRPVICGVEKEAGRVEAPVPRVGVVVFVLKGKSVLLGWRRATICNSAFALPGGHLEFGESFEACAAREVKEETGLDIDNIEVLKVTNNLFHEGAEPSHYIMILLRAVLANPNQLPQNLEPDKCDGWDWYEWDSLPRPLFWPLEKLLQDGFHPFLIV, translated from the exons ATGGCCTCCATTTTCCATGGGCTGGGGGGTCAAAGATCCTTAACAACATCAAACAAGTTTCAGTTCCCATCTTGCAAAACCCTGTCAGCTGGTTCTGCACTATCCTTTTCTCAATTGTCTTCAATACTTCATCCTCCAACAAGCTTTGGTGACcgaaatattttcaagaaacaagTGAACGGAGAAAGCAAGAGGGTCGGTCATTTGAGACCTGTAATTTGCGGCGTGGAAAAGGAGGCTGGACGTGTGGAGGCACCAGTGCCAAGAGTTGGGGTAGTGGTGTTCGTTTTGAAGGGAAAATCTGTGCTCTTGGGCTGGCGGCGCGCCACCATTTGCAACTCTGCTTTCGCTCTCCCTGGTGGCCACCTCGAGTTTG GTGAGAGCTTTGAAGCTTGTGCTGCAAGAGAAGTGAAGGAGGAAACGGGTCTGGACATTGACAACATAGAGGTCCTTAAAGTTACCAACAACCTCTTCCATGAGGGAGCAGAGCCATCCCATTATATTATGATCCTTTTGCGAGCAGTCCTGGCCAATCCTAACCAGCTGCCTCAAAATCTCGAGCCTGACAAGTGTGATGGCTGGGATTGGTACGAGTGGGACAGCCTCCCAAGGCCATTGTTTTGGCCATTAGAAAAGCTGTTGCAAGATGGCTTCCATCCATTTCTGATCGTGTAG
- the LOC7483920 gene encoding protein MIZU-KUSSEI 1, which yields MKTIMAKNPHDSSFSFSRRYFNRGKKVVEDEEDDDEEILTFNSFSHCSEELKDDQELRITLPAGAIQPAPRKKTLPIVAVSKLRSALTVLSGRSGYHSGTRVIGTLFGYRRGHVHFSFQEDAKQNPAFLIELATPTSILVREMASGLVRIALECEKKAGKKAGKLLEEPLWRTYCNGKKCGHATRRECRPEDWKVLKAVEPVSMGAGVLPGNGATGSEIGEIMYMRARYERVVGSKDSEAFYMMNPDGPGGPELSIYLLRV from the coding sequence ATGAAGACAATAATGGCCAAGAATCCTCAtgactcttctttctctttctccagGAGATACTTCAACAGGGGAAAGAAAGTTGTCgaggatgaagaagatgatgatgaggaaATCTTGACTTTCAACTCCTTCTCACATTGTTCGGAAGAGTTGAAAGATGATCAGGAGCTTAGAATCACATTGCCTGCTGGTGCAATTCAACCTGctccaaggaaaaaaaccctTCCGATTGTGGCAGTTTCTAAGCTCAGATCAGCTCTTACTGTTTTGAGTGGCCGGTCAGGCTATCACTCAGGTACCAGAGTGATAGGTACCCTTTTCGGGTATCGTCGTGGACATgttcatttttcatttcaagaagATGCAAAACAGAATCCAGCTTTCTTGATTGAGCTTGCAACACCAACAAGTATACTAGTCCGAGAAATGGCTTCTGGGTTAGTTAGAATTGCACTAGAGTGTGAAAAGAAGGCAGGTAAAAAAGCAGGGAAGTTGCTAGAGGAGCCTTTATGGAGGACTTACTGTAATGGTAAGAAATGTGGGCATGCAACGAGACGTGAATGTAGGCCTGAAGATTGGAAAGTCTTGAAGGCTGTGGAGCCAGTTTCAATGGGAGCTGGTGTTTTACCAGGGAATGGGGCAACAGGGTCCGAAATAGGGGAGATCATGTACATGAGAGCCAGGTATGAGAGAGTTGTAGGGTCAAAAGATTCAGAGGCATTTTACATGATGAATCCTGATGGGCCTGGAGGTCCTGAACTTAGTATTTATTTGCTTAGAGTTTGA
- the LOC7483921 gene encoding piriformospora indica-insensitive protein 2 produces the protein MMKTFNINSRVILVLCIMSLGVWCYGEDDYNDAVPMEEGEKTALYSAIQGFVGNWWNGSDLYPDPCGWTPVQGVSCDLFDGLWYVTALSIGPILDNYLDCAPIVEFRPQLFELKHLKSLTFFSCFVSPHEHPIIIPSKNWEKLAGDLETLEFRSNPGLIGKVPSSFGSLIRLQSLVLLENGLTGELPRNVGNLTKLKRLVLAANWFYGRIPDNFGGLNELLILDLSRNLLSGSLPLTLGGLNSLLKLDLSNNQLVGSLPTVMCYMKNLTLLDLRNNRFSGGLTKSLQEMYSLEEMALSNNPIGGDLQGLEWHSLQNLVVLDLSNMGLTGEIPESIAELKRLRFLGLRGNRLTGNLSPKLATLPCVSALYLDGNNLTGELKFSGWFYGKMGRRFGAWNNPNLCYPVGLMSTGHAPYGVKPCQQEVSLVEASTNSKLGDGNFNKNSRLMASLGFPSYVIDGFWRFYLVQVFMMVQLLNLSL, from the exons ATGATGAAGACTTTTAACATAAACAGTCGTGTCATTTTGGTCCTATGCATAATGAGTTTAGGTGTTTGGTGCTATGGGGAAGACGATTATAATGATGCAGTTCCAATGGAGGAAGGTGAGAAGACAGCTCTATACTCTGCCATTCAAGGCTTTGTAGGTAATTGGTGGAATGGCTCAGATCTCTATCCAGATCCTTGTGGGTGGACTCCTGTTCAG gGAGTCTCCTGTGATCTATTTGATGGGCTTTGGTATGTCACTGCTTTAAGCATTGGACCCATTCTGGACAATTATCTTGATTGTGCTCCAATTGTGGAGTTTAGACCACAATTGTTTGAGCTCAAGCACCTAAAGTCTCTAACTTTCTTCAGTTGCTTTGTGTCTCCCCACGAACATCCAATCATTATCCCTAGCAAGAACTGGGAAAAACTTGCTGGCGACTTGGAAACATTAGAGTTTCGATCAAACCCTGGTCTCATTGGAAAAGTTCCATCAAGCTTTGGTAGCCTAATTAGGCTCCAGTCTTTAGTACTACTAGAAAATGGATTGACTGGTGAATTACCAAGAAATGTTGGTAACTTGACCAAGTTGAAGAGGCTAGTCCTTGCTGCAAACTGGTTTTATGGGAGGATTCCAGATAATTTCGGTGGGTTAAATGAGCTATTAATCTTGGATTTAAGTAGGAATTTACTATCTGGGTCTCTGCCTTTGACTCTTGGGGGTCTCAATTCACTTCTAAAACTTGATTTGAGCAACAATCAGCTTGTAGGCAGCCTGCCAACAGTGATGTGTTACATGAAGAATTTGACACTTTTAGACCTGAGAAACAACAGGTTTTCTGGTGGATTGACCAAGTCACTGCAAGAGATGTATTCTTTGGAAGAAATGGCCTTGTCTAACAACCCGATTGGAGGAGACCTTCAGGGCCTAGAGTGGCATAGCCTACAGAATTTGGTGGTCCTGGACCTCTCCAATATGGGCTTAACAGGTGAGATTCCCGAGTCCATTGCTGAATTGAAGAGGCTGAGATTTTTGGGTCTTAGAGGCAACAGGCTCACAGGAAATCTCTCCCCAAAGCTAGCAACTTTGCCATGTGTTAGTGCACTCTATCTGGATGGAAACAATCTGACAGGAGAGCTCAAGTTTTCTGGATGGTTTTATGGGAAAATGGGTAGGCGTTTTGGGGCTTGGAATAATCCAAATCTGTGTTACCCGGTTGGGTTAATGTCAACAGGCCATGCTCCATATGGGGTGAAACCATGCCAGCAAGAGGTCTCCTTAGTTGAAGCCAGCACAAATTCCAAGTTAGGTGATGGCAATTTTAATAAGAATTCCCGTTTAATGGCCTCTTTGGGATTCCCAAGCTACGTCATTGATGGGTTTTGGAGGTTTTATTTAGTACAGGTATTTATGATGGTTCAACTGTTGAATTTGTCCCTATAG
- the LOC7485949 gene encoding nuclear matrix constituent protein 1, producing the protein MFTPQRRPSPAITLTPRSEMHRSGGANAGATSTGIGAKGKALALIDGALPPPPPVGSLSVNAGELDTEDVEAWRRFREVGLLDEAAMERRDREALLEKASRLEKELFDYQYNMGLLLIEKKEWTSKYEELRQAWAETEEILKREQAAHLIALSEVEKRQENLRKALSVEKQCVGELEKALHDLQEEHVLIKKVSDSKLADAKALAAGNEEKSLEVEEKMRVAESKLAEVNMKSSELDMKLNQLEARENLLQRERLSFNTEREAHKATFYKQREDLQEWEKKLRQGEESLCELRRTLNQREEKASEDERVLKKKERDLEEAEKKIDISFAKLKEREVDVNNRLLGLVTKEKEADSLRSTLEIKEKELLALEDKLSARERVEVQELLDEHRTILDAKIQEADLELTEKRKNLEEELRSKADGVRLLETEIFHREEKLGKRELALDRKSDRMKDKEKDLDAKLKVVKEKDKSMKAEQKQLELQKKQLLSDEVSVQLLEDDCEKLRAEIAQQELQIGEESESIKITNNERLEYLRLQAELKQELEKCRRQAEFLLKEAEELEQERERSEKEREVLEEKRAQINKEQKDIVEERERLEKMKYAGGESLKKEENDMQEYAQRELEAIRLEKESFEARKRHEQLVLSEKAENVHIQMVQDFESERCNFETGLINRQEEMEKALRGRERAFEVLKERELNTINNLKEVARREREEIESERRAMDKERQEVVKNKEKLEEQQYGIKKDIDELGMLSNKLRKQREQVIRERNYFLSFVEKHKSCTNCGDVTREFVLSDLQPPEMEERETLPSPKISDEFFRNNEGGADASDILNIKRPLSEDLGSNSQGRMSWLRKCTSKIFSISPTRKIQHVSAPAFEGGFPSSPVRADMEERVEGSAVQKAITSSSIPVDQAQVSFGTADDTVDIQHPQSDGIKRDAGGGYSVSVDDQSYMDSKTQDLPEDSELSELKNRRHKPGRRQKSGPGRTRSIKAVVEDAKLFLGESLKETEYNSSVQPNDISRNSDESRGINVTKKSDVARKRQRLPTEREQDAGDSEGHSESVTTGGRRKRQQIVAPEEPTPGQKRYNLRRHKIAGLTAATQASSDLMKGEKTADGAAAVEPIRNPETASGLSLGVTSENNKSTDVVQVTTLKSVELSQDKVVRFQTTDVDYQAEAAKSVGITELSEEVNGIPDFEDEAENGSTVHEDEDDYDEDELQHPGEVSMGKKIWTFFTT; encoded by the exons CTTTTTGATTATCAATATAACATGGGCCTCCTCCTTATTGAGAAAAAAGAGTGGACTTCAAAGTATGAAGAACTAAGGCAAGCATGGGCAGAAACTGAAGAAATTCTCAAACGTGAACAGGCAGCGCACTTAATTGCTTTATCTGAAGTTGAGAAACGACAGGAAAACTTAAGAAAAGCATTGAGTGTTGAGAAGCAGTGTGTGGGTGAA CTTGAAAAGGCTTTGCACGACTTGCAAGAGGAGCATGTTCTAATCAAGAAAGTTTCTGACTCAAAGTTGGCTGATGCAAAAGCTTTGGCTGCTGGAAATGAGGAGAAATCTCTGGAGGTAGAAGAAAAGATGCGCGTTGCTGAATCCAAGCTTGCTGAAGTTAACATGAAAAGCTCAGAGCTGGATATGAAATTAAATCAGTTAGAAGCTCGTGAAAACTTGCTTCAGAGGGAGCGCCTCTCCTTTAATACAGA aCGAGAAGCACACAAGGCAACTTTCTATAAACAGAGAGAAGACTTGCAAGAATGGGAGAAGAAACTACGTCAAGGGGAAGAGAGCTTATGTGAGCTCCGGAGGACCCTTAACCAGAGAGAGGAAAAGGCAAGTGAAGATGAGAGGGTTCTTAAGAAGAAGGAGAGGGATCTTGAAGAGGCAGAAAAGAAGATTGATATATCATTTGCTAAGTTGAAGGAGAGGGAAGTTGATGTAAATAATCGGCTGTTGGGCTTGGTTACAAAAGAGAAG GAAGCTGATTCTCTGAGAAGCACCCTAGAGATTAAAGAGAAGGAATTGCTTGCTTTGGAAGACAAGCTCAGTGCTAGAGAAAGA GTGGAAGTCCAAGAGCTCCTTGATGAGCATAGGACCATTCTTGATGCTAAAATTCAGGAGGCTGACTTGGAATTGACAGAGAAAAGGAAGAATCTTGAAGAAGAATTGAGAAGCAAGGCTGATGGAGTGAGGCTGCTGGAAACAGAAATCTTTCACAGAGAAGAAAAGTTGGGAAAGCGAGAGCTAGCTTTGGATAGGAAGTCTGATAGGATGAAGGATAAAGAGAAGGACCTTGATGCAAAATTGAAGGTTGTAAAGGAGAAAGATAAGTCTATGAAGGCTGAGCAGAAACAGTTGGAGCTGCAGAAGAAGCAATTGCTTTCTGATGAAGTAAGTGTGCAACTCCTTGAGGATGACTGCGAGAAGCTGAGGGCCGAGATTGCTCAGCAGGAGTTGCAGATTGGGGAAGAGAGTGAAAGcattaaaataactaataacGAGAGGTTAGAATACCTTCGCTTGCAGGCTGAACTGAAACAGGAACTAGAGAAGTGCCGGCGCCAGGCAGAGTTTCTTTTGAAAGAAGCTGAAGAGTTGGAACAGGAAAGGGAGAGGTCTGAGAAGGAGAGGGAAGTGCTGGAAGAGAAAAGAGCTCAAATTAACAAGGAGCAGAAGGACAttgttgaagagagagagagattagaaAAGATGAAGTATGCTGGAGGGGAAAGCctgaaaaaagaggaaaatgacATGCAGGAGTATGCTCAGAGAGAGTTGGAGGCTATTAGACTAGAGAAAGAATCGTTTGAAGCCAGAAAGAGGCATGAACAATTGGTTTTATCTGAAAAGGCTGAAAATGTGCACATTCAAATGGTTCAAGACTTTGAATCAGAGAGATGTAATTTTGAGACTGGCTTAATAAATAGGCAGGAAGAAATGGAGAAAGCACTGCGAGGAAGGGAAAGGGCGTTTGAGGTGCTGAAGGAGAGAGAACTTAACACCATTAACAACTTAAAAGAAGTTGCACGCAGGGAAAGGGAAGAAATAGAGTCTGAAAGACGTGCAATGGACAAGGAAAGACAAGAAGTTGTAAAAAACAAGGAGAAGCTAGAAGAACAACAATATGGAATTAAGAAGGACATTGATGAGCTTGGGATGCTTAGCAATAAGCTTCGGAAACAAAGAGAGCAGGTTATCAGAGAAAGAAACTACTTTCTTTCATTTGTTGAGAAGCACAAGAGTTGCACGAATTGTGGAGATGTTACTAGGGAGTTTGTACTTTCTGATCTCCAGCCACCGGAGATGGAAGAAAGAGAGACCCTTCCTTCACCAAAAATATCTGATGAATTTTTCAGGAATAATGAAGGTGGTGCAGATGCTTCTGATATTCTGAATATCAAGAGACCCCTCAGTGAAGATTTGGGATCCAACTCTCAGGGACGCATGTCGTGGCTCCGCAAATGCACCTCAAAGATTTTCAGCATTTCTCCTACTAGAAAGATTCAGCATGTTTCTGCTCCAGCATTTGAGGGAGGGTTCCCTTCATCACCTGTGCGTGCTGATATGGAAGAAAGAGTTGAGGGATCTGCTGTGCAAAAAGCTATCACATCCAGTTCTATTCCTGTAGATCAAGCACAAGTGTCCTTTGGTACTGCAGATGATACTGTTGACATTCAGCATCCCCAATCTGATGGAATAAAAAGAGATGCAGGTGGTGGGTATTCTGTGTCTGTTGATGATCAAAGCTATATGGATAGTAAGACACAGGACCTGCCAGAAGATTCTGAGCTGTCAGAGCTGAAGAACAGAAGGCATAAACCTGGGAGGAGACAGAAGTCTGGACCAGGCAGAACAAGGTCAATAAAGGCAGTGGTTGAGGATGCAAAGTTGTTTCTTGGGGAAAGCCTCAAAGAAACTGAATATAATTCAAGTGTTCAGCCTAATGATATTTCTCGTAACAGTGATGAAAGTCGGGGTATAAATGTTACTAAGAAATCAGACGTTGCAAGAAAGCGGCAACGTCTACCTACAGAAAGAGAGCAGGATGCCGGTGACAGCGAAGGACACTCTGAGAGTGTCACTACTGGTGGGCGCAGGAAGAGGCAACAAATAGTGGCTCCAGAAGAGCCTACTCCAGGGCAAAAACGATACAATCTTCGACGCCACAAGAT TGCAGGCTTGACCGCAGCCACCCAAGCATCATCTGACTTGATGAAGGGCGAGAAAACAGCTGATGGTGCTGCTGCTGTGGAACCGATTCGAAACCCAGAAACTGCTTCTGGGCTGTCACTTGGAGTCACTAGTGAGAATAACAAATCCACCGACGTGGTGCAGGTTACTACACTAAAAAGTGTGGAGTTATCACAGGACAAGGTGGTCAGG TTCCAAACAACAGATGTTGATTACCAAGCTGAGGCAGCGAAATCAGTTGGAATTACAGAGTTGAGTGAGGAAGTAAATGGGATACCAGATTTCGAGGATGAAGCTGAAAATGGCAGCACAGTGCATGAGGATGAAGATGACTATGATGAAGATGAGTTGCAGCATCCTGGTGAAGTTTCAATGGGAAAGAAGATCTGGACCTTCTTCACTACATAG